One segment of Panicum virgatum strain AP13 chromosome 1K, P.virgatum_v5, whole genome shotgun sequence DNA contains the following:
- the LOC120713497 gene encoding uncharacterized protein LOC120713497, whose amino-acid sequence MAKGGGGSGLIWATAEDLARNRPVVLSLYRQILRALNSPELPLGYAARMAKKAECRAIFLFGAEERSLHNIRDLLDAARHTLGLLNRGRLP is encoded by the coding sequence ATGGCGAAGGGAGGCGGTGGCAGCGGGCTGATCTGGGCGACGGCGGAGGATCTGGCGCGGAACCGGCCGGTGGTGCTGTCGCTGTACAGGCAGATCCTGCGGGCGCTGAACTCGCCGGAGCTGCCGCTGGGGTACGCGGCGCGGATGGCGAAGAAGGCGGAGTGCCGCGCCATCTTCCTCTTCGGCGCCGAGGAGAGGTCGCTCCACAACATCAGGGACCTACTCGACGCCGCGCGCCACACACTCGGCCTCCTCAACCGCGGCCGCCTCCCGTAG